A section of the Triticum dicoccoides isolate Atlit2015 ecotype Zavitan chromosome 7A, WEW_v2.0, whole genome shotgun sequence genome encodes:
- the LOC119332065 gene encoding squamosa promoter-binding-like protein 10, translating to MMSSGRMNAAAGDDLPLAAMQPPPYVGFELAASMMAGGGGGGQPHEGAMILDNFHFPAAAAAFNQFQEAPHHQMLALPSNGNGGCGLVHMAPPPMSGMQLQMPPMAMHGHGDVCPALGMVKREGGAGDAGRIDLNHGQRTCFPTGDMMAVDPMLMRSRLGSVFDLGLGRVHRQPPRCQVEYCKADLSGAKHYHRRHKVCEYHAKAALVSAAGKQQRFCQQCSRFHVITEFDQTKRSCRKRLAEHNRRRRKPVASGAGAVSKDLAVPSRKQNAGGISSSYAGDNNTLSATYTSATSCLQQGQARLAAARQMTLALGVPPEKDRRQQQLSNSMQLHHHQEQQHFITSLLHNSNIMSRSSVCSSTMPSAAVANSQVFDQQNDNTNGSNHANNGIHMFEVEFM from the exons ATGATGAGCAGCGGCAGGATGAacgcggcggccggcgacgactTACCGTTAGCAGCAATGCAGCCGCCGCCCTACGTCGGCTTTGAGCTCGCCGCCAGCATGATGGCtggtggcggaggaggaggccagccccaCGAGGGGGCGATGATACTCGACAACTTCCACTTCCCGGCGGCAGCGGCCGCCTTCAACCAGTTCCAGGAGGCGCCGCACCACCAGATGCTGGCGCTGCCTTCCAACGGCAACGGCGGCTGTGGGCTGGTCCACATGGCGCCGCCGCCCATGTCCGGGATGCAGCTGCAGATGCCGCCGATGGCCATGCACGGTCACGGTGACGTGTGCCCGGCTCTTGGGATGGTGAAGCGCGAGGGCGGCGCCGGGGACGCGGGGAGGATAGACTTGAACCACGGCCAGCGGACCTGcttccccaccggcgacatgatggCGGTGGACCCGATGCTCATGCGGTCCCGTCTTGGCAGCGTGTTCGACCTGGGACTCGGCCGCGTCCACCGCCAGCCGCCTCGGTGCCAGGTGGAGTACTGCAAGGCGGACCTCTCCGGCGCCAAGCACTACCACCGGCGCCACAAGGTGTGCGAGTACCACGCCAAGGCGGCGCTTGTCTCCGCCGCCGGCAAGCAGCAGCGCTTCTGCCAGCAATGCAGCAG GTTCCACGTGATCACGGAGTTCGACCAGACCAAGAGGAGCTGCAGGAAGAGGCTCGCAGAGCACAACCGTCGCCGGAGGAAACCGGTGGCCAGCGGCGCGGGGGCGGTGTCCAAGGACTTGGCCGTGCCTTCCAGGAAACAAAACGCCGGGGGCATCTCCAGCTCCTACGCCGGCGACAATAACA CTTTGAGCGCAACCTACACGAGCGCGACCAGCTGCCTTCAGCAGGGCCAGGCCAGGCTAGCGGCGGCGAGGCAGATGACGCTCGCCCTGGGCGTGCCCCCGGAGAAGGACCGCCGCCAGCAGCAGCTCAGCAACTCCATGCAGCTCCACCACCATCAGGAGCAGCAACACTTCATCACCTCCCTCCTGCACAATAGCAACATCATGTCACGTTCGTCGGTGTGCTCCAGCACGATGCCGTCCGCGGCGGTGGCCAACAGCCAGGTCTTCGACCAGCAAAACGACAACACCAATGGCAGCAACCACGCCAACAACGGCATCCATATGTTTGAGGTGGAATTCATGTAG